Proteins from a genomic interval of Paenibacillus sp. FSL H8-0048:
- a CDS encoding murein hydrolase activator EnvC family protein encodes MKKIAAGMAVILLAVTMFGPSDGYAKKTSVAEIDKQLKQLQQEVQAAKAAQEKADSRNQEAKHYKNKTTLNLDYVLGQIAQVKGEMTTISGKIASTEKSLTVTATELDEAEARVASREKLLESRVRLMYTDGAVSYLDVLLSSTSFSDFLDRADSLKMIVDQDQDLLVQHKLDKQTVITKKQELEGQYATAKQLYTDLEAQRSMLKEKEAEKQELIAYYDEEIQNSEVISAEQDAKLVELASTRSSLEAQKDKLKAEEAARRAAAAKAEAQRRAAIAAAKAAEAAKAAKASKSSGGGSSSVASVEEYSGGDGPYLRPVGYARISSPFGYRTHPVTHEVGKLHTGIDFAVPQGTSIHAADSGTVVVARWYSGYGYCVIIDHGGGVWTLYGHIREGGIRVSEGDRVERGQTIAESGSTGRSTGPHLHFEVRINGKPVNPMPYL; translated from the coding sequence TTGAAAAAGATTGCTGCCGGAATGGCCGTAATATTGCTGGCTGTCACAATGTTCGGACCCTCTGACGGATATGCGAAGAAAACAAGTGTTGCCGAAATCGATAAGCAGCTGAAGCAGCTGCAGCAGGAGGTCCAGGCGGCCAAGGCGGCGCAGGAGAAGGCGGACTCCCGTAATCAAGAGGCGAAGCACTATAAGAATAAGACCACGCTGAATCTGGACTATGTGCTGGGGCAGATTGCCCAGGTGAAGGGTGAGATGACCACGATATCCGGCAAAATTGCCAGCACGGAGAAGTCGCTTACCGTGACGGCAACGGAGCTGGATGAGGCGGAGGCGCGCGTGGCCTCCCGTGAAAAGCTGCTGGAATCCCGTGTCCGTCTCATGTACACGGATGGCGCAGTCTCCTATCTGGATGTGCTGCTGTCCTCGACCAGCTTCTCCGATTTCCTGGACCGGGCCGATTCCCTGAAGATGATCGTGGATCAGGATCAGGACCTGCTGGTGCAGCATAAGCTGGACAAGCAGACCGTGATTACCAAGAAGCAGGAGCTGGAAGGGCAATATGCCACGGCGAAGCAGCTGTATACCGATCTGGAAGCCCAGCGCAGTATGCTGAAGGAGAAGGAAGCGGAGAAGCAGGAGCTCATCGCTTATTATGATGAGGAGATTCAGAATTCGGAGGTCATCTCTGCTGAACAGGATGCTAAGCTGGTAGAGCTGGCTAGCACCCGCTCTTCTCTAGAAGCGCAGAAGGACAAGCTAAAGGCGGAGGAAGCGGCGCGCAGAGCGGCTGCAGCGAAGGCTGAGGCGCAGCGCCGGGCGGCAATAGCCGCAGCCAAGGCAGCTGAAGCTGCCAAGGCCGCGAAGGCGTCCAAGTCTTCCGGTGGCGGCAGTTCCTCCGTTGCGAGCGTTGAAGAATATTCCGGCGGCGATGGTCCTTACCTGCGGCCGGTGGGCTACGCGCGGATCTCTTCTCCTTTTGGCTACCGGACCCATCCGGTGACGCATGAAGTCGGCAAGCTGCATACCGGTATAGACTTTGCCGTACCGCAGGGTACGAGTATCCATGCAGCGGATTCCGGAACAGTTGTGGTAGCACGCTGGTATAGCGGTTATGGTTATTGTGTCATTATCGACCATGGCGGCGGGGTGTGGACGCTGTACGGTCACATCCGCGAAGGCGGCATTAGAGTGAGCGAGGGAGACCGGGTGGAGCGCGGTCAGACGATTGCGGAATCCGGTTCAACGGGACGTTCTACCGGCCCGCATCTGCATTTTGAAGTGCGGATCAACGGGAAACCGGTGAATCCTATGCCTTATCTGTAG